DNA from Thermococcus sp. 21S9:
AGAGGGGGAGAACATGAACGTATTTAAAAATACGCTAGAACTCTTCGAGAAGTTCAAGCCAACACCTCTAGTAAAGTTGCAAAGTCTTTCTGGGGAAAATAGAGAGATATTTGCCAAATTAGAGTTCTTTAACCCATTCAGCAGAAGCATAAAAGACAGAGCTGTTTTCAACATGCTCATGAAAGCCAAGCAGAGAGGAGAAATAAACGGAAGGAACAAGCTTTTTGAAGCCACTTCTGGGAACGTTGGAATTGCAATAGCGGCGC
Protein-coding regions in this window:
- a CDS encoding pyridoxal-phosphate dependent enzyme: MNVFKNTLELFEKFKPTPLVKLQSLSGENREIFAKLEFFNPFSRSIKDRAVFNMLMKAKQRGEINGRNKLFEATSGNVGIAIAALSNIMGAKFRAYLPKPTPKTTEVLLKVLGAEVVRTDFETIDP